From Quercus lobata isolate SW786 chromosome 1, ValleyOak3.0 Primary Assembly, whole genome shotgun sequence, one genomic window encodes:
- the LOC115994719 gene encoding uncharacterized protein LOC115994719 — translation MASQWRRDNQDGPADRSPHFFKIILPNAVQEGKLILDKFMKKYGVDLSDMAFITIPNVFKYEGNSHFDVLIFDATAIEIDYTLDKELQVRRMEDDESDDRSVEIIKHFYRGEGSRSAHPKKDGGVAENLVRANAFKLENPLFTVIIRPSYVNGKDRVSLPRGIINYLLREDFTKDYTKASILTVKL, via the exons ATGGCTTCTCAATGGCGAAGAGACAACCAGGATGGTCCTGCTGATCGATCCCCACACTTTTTCAAGATTATTCTGCCTAATGCTGTTCAAGAAGGAAAGCTT ATTCTAGATAAGTTCATGAAGAAATATGGAGTGGATCTGTCAGATATGGCCTTTATTACGATTCCAAATG TTTtcaaatatgaaggaaattcacACTTTGATGTACTCATATTTGATGCCACTGCAATAGAAATAGACTATACTTTAGACAAAGAACTCCAAGTTCGTAGGATGGAAGACGATGAGAGTGATGACCGCTCTGTTGAAATCATTAAACACTTTTACAGGGGAGAGGGTTCAC GATCAGCCCATCCTAAGAAAGATGGTGGTGTAGCTGAAAATCTTGTTCGAGCCAATGCTTTTAAATTAGAAAATCCCCTTTTCACTGTTATCATTCGTCCATCCTATGTTAATGGCAAGGATCGTGTG AGTTTACCCAGGGGCATTATCAACTACTTACTGAGAGAAGACTTTACCAAGGACTACACCAAAGCAAGTATACTCACTGTCAAGCTCTAG